The following are encoded together in the Pedobacter steynii genome:
- a CDS encoding ClpXP adapter SpxH family protein — protein sequence MEEQLKNNPLMCDPESGVCEIPGISEEAEKILPKASEKPLRIIYFTDPICSSCWGIEPQLRKLKMEYGEMLEIEYRMGGLLPDWSYNSGGISKPSDVAAHWDEVSLYYEMPIDGDVWLEDPLDSSYPPSIAFKAAQIQDPEKALLFLRRIKEMVFLEKKNISKWKHLLAAATAVRLDPVKLELDFNGIARQHFQEDLQLARDWNVRGFPTLFFTDAKGNQEKIYGVKPYAVYEAVIGTLLGGTKAKKINLDPENLFSFYPSLTRKEFAVIAGISLADAEHILANLVNEGRIEAMETKNGKIWCQKN from the coding sequence ATGGAAGAACAATTGAAAAATAATCCTTTAATGTGTGATCCGGAAAGTGGAGTATGTGAAATACCTGGCATTTCTGAAGAAGCGGAAAAAATATTACCGAAGGCATCAGAAAAGCCTTTAAGGATAATTTACTTTACTGATCCGATCTGTTCTTCCTGCTGGGGAATAGAGCCCCAGTTGCGGAAATTAAAGATGGAATACGGAGAAATGCTCGAAATTGAATACCGGATGGGAGGGCTTTTACCAGACTGGTCTTATAATAGTGGCGGAATCAGTAAACCATCAGATGTAGCGGCTCATTGGGATGAGGTAAGCTTGTATTATGAAATGCCTATTGACGGGGATGTCTGGCTGGAGGATCCACTGGACTCTTCTTATCCTCCTTCAATTGCATTTAAAGCCGCCCAGATTCAGGACCCGGAGAAAGCCTTACTTTTTTTAAGAAGGATAAAAGAAATGGTCTTCCTTGAAAAAAAGAACATCAGTAAATGGAAACATCTTTTAGCAGCAGCGACTGCAGTGAGACTTGATCCTGTAAAACTGGAACTGGATTTTAATGGGATAGCAAGGCAACATTTTCAAGAGGACCTGCAACTGGCCAGAGATTGGAATGTGAGGGGATTTCCTACGTTGTTTTTTACAGATGCCAAAGGGAATCAGGAAAAGATATATGGAGTAAAGCCATATGCTGTTTATGAAGCTGTAATCGGAACTCTTCTGGGCGGTACCAAAGCTAAAAAGATCAATTTGGATCCGGAGAATTTGTTCTCGTTTTACCCTTCACTAACCAGGAAAGAGTTCGCTGTTATTGCCGGTATTTCTTTGGCTGATGCGGAACATATATTGGCAAATTTGGTTAATGAAGGCAGGATAGAGGCAATGGAGACAAAGAATGGGAAAATATGGTGTCAGAAAAACTGA
- a CDS encoding glycoside hydrolase family 2 TIM barrel-domain containing protein, whose translation MILGALACSGKKDNTAAKVYIERKDGKFVLYRNGAPYYIKGASGFSELEELKKSGGNTIRIWDTAGLSTILKKAHENGIAVIVGLPLPESQYRVFYDDQLKIDSQYHAIKQLINAHKKDPALLMWCVGNELSFPLKPNYNNFYQTFNDIVSLIHKEDPDHPVTTTVLNFRRKDIFNIKMRTDIDLISFNLFGGLTSLKKDREGFSWFWNGPYLITEWGIDGPWDGSQYTAWGAYIEPTSTKKAELHKMRYDQYMPVNDPGYLGSFIFFWGQKQETTHTWFSLFDEHGRKTESVAVASAIWTGKKTKDTFPKINYMLLNGKGAKDNIILKNGQTAAAELLIEPGSVPPERIEWKIYPEDWYKVDNMNNLIRPALIETIFTRTTNLGVTFKAPVKEGPYRIFVTITGHNGNIATSNTPFYIAENDEKK comes from the coding sequence ATGATACTTGGAGCGCTTGCTTGTTCCGGGAAGAAGGATAATACGGCCGCGAAGGTTTATATAGAAAGAAAAGATGGAAAGTTTGTTTTATATAGAAATGGTGCTCCATATTACATTAAAGGAGCTTCTGGTTTTTCAGAACTGGAAGAACTAAAAAAATCCGGAGGAAATACAATCAGAATCTGGGATACAGCGGGACTCAGCACTATACTAAAAAAAGCACATGAGAATGGAATTGCCGTCATTGTTGGATTGCCATTACCAGAAAGCCAGTATCGGGTTTTTTACGATGATCAGCTGAAAATTGACTCCCAGTATCATGCGATAAAGCAGCTCATTAATGCCCATAAAAAGGACCCCGCTTTACTGATGTGGTGTGTTGGAAATGAATTGTCTTTCCCGCTTAAGCCCAATTACAATAATTTTTACCAGACCTTTAACGATATCGTTTCCCTTATTCATAAAGAGGATCCGGATCATCCGGTTACCACTACTGTTTTGAATTTTCGGCGAAAGGATATTTTTAATATCAAAATGCGGACAGACATTGACCTCATCTCATTTAATCTTTTTGGAGGTTTGACGAGCTTGAAAAAGGATAGGGAGGGGTTTTCCTGGTTCTGGAATGGTCCTTATCTGATTACTGAATGGGGGATTGATGGACCATGGGATGGAAGCCAGTATACGGCCTGGGGAGCATATATTGAACCAACAAGTACTAAAAAGGCAGAGTTGCACAAGATGCGTTACGACCAATACATGCCGGTAAATGACCCTGGATATTTGGGCTCGTTTATCTTTTTCTGGGGCCAGAAGCAGGAGACCACTCATACCTGGTTCAGTCTTTTTGATGAGCATGGCAGGAAAACGGAATCGGTTGCGGTAGCCTCGGCCATTTGGACGGGTAAAAAAACAAAGGATACTTTTCCGAAAATTAATTATATGCTGTTGAATGGGAAAGGTGCAAAAGACAACATCATCCTGAAGAATGGTCAGACAGCTGCTGCGGAATTATTAATTGAGCCAGGATCTGTACCTCCTGAAAGGATAGAATGGAAAATCTATCCGGAAGACTGGTACAAAGTAGACAACATGAATAACCTGATAAGGCCTGCATTGATTGAAACCATATTTACAAGGACCACCAACCTCGGAGTTACTTTTAAAGCACCAGTTAAGGAAGGGCCATACCGGATATTTGTCACCATAACGGGGCACAACGGAAACATAGCAACCTCCAATACACCATTTTACATAGCTGAAAATGATGAAAAGAAGTAA
- a CDS encoding glycosyltransferase family 2 protein, producing MMKRSNPVVNPSKYQLFTLRLMIFLGMLCMFFFFVELLRKDTDAVVLYWMLMLTLGFACSKIIHEWIHYLFISVPKKPNVRKDFTVDVFTTFCAGEPYEMIKETLIAIKAIEYPHQTFLCDEANDPYLKQFCVELGIHHVTRSVKIDAKAGNINNALKSSSAELCLVLDPDHVPFPDFLDYVIPHFNRPEIGFVQVVQSYKNQDQTLIAKGAAQQTYQFYGPMMMTMNKYGTVLAIGANCTFRREALDSIGGHAAGLAEDMHTAMQLHAKGWKSVYVPAVVARGLVPATLSAYYSQQLKWSRGVFELWVTSYLKLFRKFSWQQKLHYGTIPVFYLSGVFFLLNFVIPIASLLLNTSPVNIDFLSFFTLGFPLAILIILIRHFVQKWVMEEEERGFHLVGGLLMIGTWWIFLVGFVYTILRIKVPYIPTPKDDEEEDNWRLNFPNLALILLSLVAVAYGLYYDLNPYNLFMAGFAVANCFILLFTVVASRQTQFRKYKHKHLYLLRFMTGVGIFKVHFWKLRRRIYGWVRSSALIITAIIASVTIYQVERNRSAQESTVQSLPDRKKMLIPGIYAPSQSDGLSSMKAVEKIEQQSDIHFGIVSLYLAWGDQQKNALPHKLLDSIYKVNAIPMITWEPWQSLFEQNKNSGTKEQKVFSHIVNGAYDEYLKRFSNQIKALNRPVFMRFAHEADNPQYPWSASGGNTPAEFVAAWKYVHEYFANHRVDNVVWVWNPWKPEAVKEYFPGKEYVDWIGVTNLNYADQNPDRKWYSMDQLYEAFHRQKEFTSGLPVMLAETGSLRTAARQKEWIENAFHQIDTRYPEIKAVVFFNSAEDKNTISADSPPLLDWKIADFNPIAKLLKSSGKYTDWMSSQPIVQAEPEGIPYKKGTVNTDYFSGIKGVNYSKDQDWRSSYHSLKKEEIISDFSEMKKLGINTIKHFGPNIYDHNILKVADQKKLKVVYSFWIEEHNDFISDTARLSDFADEILATVKRLKSNKNIVMWNIGNTPMMQMAQHFYKPDLFYPRAVYLSWLRKLATSIKQADPDRAISVDLEVDRNLNQNAGLLEYQIPFDYLGLVAGKGEINEGETGRLKVPYLYSVLSPDQYRKLKSKESGVLMGNWQDQQRKGFVSFDGLKDLYGNNKTGWYTLGNLWNNLKVPSPVPPMKILRPATTIVAQGQATYHIISQLNEEWKILADSKDLKFRWNLVRNDRYGNPVRMKRVGEGAQLTLTIPPNPARYQLYLYVIKGKQVQIIISDLNIPL from the coding sequence ATGATGAAAAGAAGTAATCCTGTGGTGAATCCCTCCAAATATCAGTTGTTCACATTGAGACTGATGATCTTTTTGGGTATGCTTTGCATGTTTTTCTTTTTTGTGGAGTTGCTGCGTAAGGATACAGATGCTGTTGTGTTATACTGGATGCTGATGTTAACGCTTGGTTTTGCCTGTTCTAAAATCATCCATGAATGGATTCATTACCTGTTCATCTCGGTTCCCAAAAAACCAAACGTCCGGAAAGACTTTACAGTAGATGTTTTTACGACATTTTGTGCAGGCGAACCTTATGAGATGATCAAAGAAACACTGATCGCAATTAAGGCCATTGAATATCCTCATCAGACTTTTCTGTGTGATGAGGCCAACGATCCTTATTTAAAGCAGTTTTGTGTGGAATTAGGAATCCATCATGTCACGAGATCAGTTAAAATTGATGCAAAAGCTGGAAATATCAACAATGCATTGAAAAGCTCTTCGGCTGAGCTTTGTCTGGTGCTTGATCCGGACCATGTTCCTTTTCCAGATTTTCTTGATTATGTTATTCCCCATTTCAACCGGCCGGAAATCGGATTTGTACAGGTGGTCCAATCTTATAAGAACCAGGATCAAACCCTGATCGCCAAGGGGGCAGCTCAGCAAACTTATCAGTTTTATGGGCCAATGATGATGACGATGAACAAGTATGGAACGGTGCTCGCGATTGGTGCCAATTGCACTTTCAGACGGGAGGCATTGGATTCTATTGGTGGTCATGCCGCCGGTTTGGCGGAAGATATGCATACGGCAATGCAATTACACGCTAAAGGCTGGAAATCAGTATATGTACCTGCAGTAGTGGCAAGAGGATTGGTGCCGGCTACTTTATCCGCGTATTATAGTCAGCAGTTAAAATGGTCCAGAGGTGTGTTTGAACTGTGGGTAACTTCTTATCTTAAGTTATTCAGAAAGTTCAGCTGGCAGCAGAAACTACATTACGGAACAATCCCGGTATTTTACCTGTCCGGGGTATTTTTCTTACTCAATTTTGTGATCCCTATAGCTTCATTGCTACTCAATACCAGTCCGGTGAATATCGACTTTTTGAGTTTCTTCACGCTTGGATTTCCACTGGCCATTCTGATCATATTAATTCGGCATTTTGTACAAAAATGGGTGATGGAGGAAGAGGAACGGGGTTTTCATTTAGTGGGAGGTCTGTTGATGATCGGCACCTGGTGGATCTTTCTGGTAGGTTTTGTTTATACGATATTGCGGATTAAGGTTCCCTACATTCCCACCCCTAAAGATGATGAAGAAGAAGACAACTGGCGCCTGAACTTCCCTAACCTGGCACTGATTCTCCTGTCTCTTGTTGCCGTAGCTTATGGCTTATATTATGACCTGAACCCTTATAATCTCTTTATGGCAGGATTTGCTGTTGCGAATTGTTTTATCCTGTTGTTTACGGTGGTAGCCAGCAGGCAAACACAGTTTAGAAAATACAAGCACAAACATCTTTATCTGCTGCGTTTTATGACTGGCGTTGGCATCTTTAAAGTGCATTTCTGGAAATTGAGAAGGCGCATTTATGGATGGGTGAGAAGCTCTGCACTGATCATTACTGCGATTATTGCCTCTGTTACAATTTATCAGGTTGAGCGCAACCGCTCGGCCCAGGAGTCAACGGTGCAATCCCTTCCTGACCGCAAAAAGATGCTGATTCCCGGAATATATGCCCCTTCACAGTCGGATGGGCTCAGCTCTATGAAAGCGGTAGAAAAAATCGAACAGCAAAGTGACATTCATTTCGGTATCGTATCGCTTTATTTAGCATGGGGTGATCAGCAGAAAAATGCTTTACCGCATAAATTGCTGGATAGTATTTATAAAGTAAATGCAATTCCCATGATTACCTGGGAGCCTTGGCAAAGCCTGTTTGAGCAAAATAAAAACAGTGGAACGAAGGAACAAAAAGTCTTTTCGCATATTGTAAATGGGGCATATGATGAATACCTCAAGCGCTTTTCCAATCAGATAAAAGCATTAAACAGGCCTGTTTTTATGAGGTTTGCTCACGAAGCTGATAATCCACAGTATCCCTGGTCTGCCAGTGGAGGAAATACCCCCGCGGAATTTGTTGCCGCCTGGAAATATGTACATGAATACTTTGCAAACCATCGTGTCGACAATGTGGTTTGGGTGTGGAACCCCTGGAAACCAGAAGCTGTTAAGGAATACTTTCCGGGAAAGGAATATGTAGATTGGATTGGAGTGACCAACCTCAATTATGCAGATCAGAATCCGGATCGGAAATGGTATAGCATGGACCAGCTTTATGAGGCATTTCATCGCCAGAAAGAATTTACCAGCGGATTACCGGTGATGCTTGCAGAAACTGGATCATTGCGTACGGCGGCCAGGCAAAAAGAATGGATAGAAAATGCTTTTCATCAGATTGATACCAGGTATCCGGAGATAAAAGCAGTGGTATTTTTCAATAGCGCTGAGGATAAAAACACGATTTCGGCCGATTCCCCTCCTTTACTGGACTGGAAGATTGCGGATTTTAATCCTATTGCCAAACTATTAAAGTCCAGCGGAAAATATACAGACTGGATGTCTAGCCAGCCAATTGTACAGGCTGAGCCGGAGGGCATCCCTTATAAAAAGGGAACTGTTAACACGGATTACTTTTCAGGGATCAAAGGGGTTAATTATTCAAAAGATCAGGACTGGAGAAGCAGTTACCACAGCCTTAAAAAAGAAGAAATTATCAGCGACTTCAGCGAGATGAAGAAGCTAGGCATCAATACGATTAAACATTTCGGACCAAATATTTACGATCATAACATCCTGAAGGTTGCAGATCAGAAGAAGCTTAAAGTAGTGTACAGTTTCTGGATTGAAGAACATAACGATTTCATTTCAGATACGGCTCGGTTATCTGATTTTGCTGATGAAATACTGGCTACAGTAAAGCGCCTGAAGAGCAATAAAAATATCGTCATGTGGAATATAGGCAATACGCCAATGATGCAGATGGCGCAACATTTTTATAAGCCGGACTTATTTTACCCAAGAGCAGTTTATTTATCCTGGCTGAGGAAATTAGCGACTTCAATTAAGCAGGCCGATCCGGACCGTGCCATATCTGTTGATCTAGAGGTAGACCGGAATTTAAATCAGAATGCAGGTTTACTGGAATACCAGATTCCGTTTGACTACCTGGGGCTGGTTGCAGGAAAAGGAGAAATCAATGAAGGAGAAACAGGTCGATTGAAAGTCCCTTACCTGTATAGTGTCCTGAGCCCGGATCAGTACCGGAAACTAAAATCAAAGGAATCAGGTGTTTTAATGGGAAACTGGCAGGATCAGCAGAGAAAAGGTTTTGTCTCTTTTGATGGTCTTAAAGATTTGTACGGGAACAACAAAACGGGTTGGTATACGCTGGGAAATTTATGGAATAACCTGAAAGTACCCTCACCGGTTCCGCCGATGAAAATATTAAGACCTGCGACAACAATTGTGGCGCAAGGGCAGGCAACCTACCACATCATCAGCCAGCTCAATGAGGAATGGAAAATTTTAGCAGACTCAAAGGATCTGAAGTTCAGATGGAACCTGGTGAGAAATGACAGGTATGGGAATCCGGTCCGGATGAAAAGAGTAGGAGAAGGAGCCCAGCTTACCCTGACAATACCGCCAAATCCAGCACGCTATCAACTTTATCTTTATGTAATCAAAGGAAAACAGGTACAGATTATAATTTCTGATTTAAATATTCCTTTATAG
- a CDS encoding pyrimidine/purine nucleoside phosphorylase, with amino-acid sequence MDNTSNPIPHHVYFDGKVQSLGLETENGKATLGVMKKGTYEFSTSSPERMVVVSGVMNVKLPDTDWLKYTEQQEFHVTAGISFGVECDTDVAYICYYG; translated from the coding sequence ATGGACAATACAAGTAATCCGATACCACACCATGTTTATTTTGATGGAAAGGTACAAAGCCTCGGACTGGAAACAGAAAATGGCAAGGCAACTTTGGGTGTGATGAAGAAAGGTACTTATGAATTTTCAACCTCTTCGCCTGAAAGAATGGTCGTGGTATCCGGTGTTATGAATGTGAAATTACCGGATACGGATTGGTTGAAATATACGGAACAGCAGGAATTCCATGTCACTGCCGGTATTTCCTTTGGTGTGGAATGCGATACTGATGTAGCGTATATCTGCTATTACGGATAA
- a CDS encoding DMT family transporter, whose amino-acid sequence MNTHVKGYFWACISSATFGLIALFALPLTQKGISHDSVLCYRFAGASLFLALWMIFKKESFAIAKKEMGLLALLGVLYALSAQYLFLSYDYLGVGTASTILFLYPVFVAVLMAVFFKEKIKMATLAAILIAFLGISLLYKGDQGKSLNPLGIGTILLSALSYAIYIIVVNKSRVQHFSGYKLTFYVMALSSGYFLIKAQTTGGLMLLPDTVAWVNLALLSLLATALSCVAMVFAVQYVGSTATAILGALEPVVAVAVGVLAFNEAITGSLILGVLLILIAVSLIVLSDYFYKRLAAQKILTK is encoded by the coding sequence ATGAATACACATGTTAAAGGCTATTTCTGGGCATGTATTTCCTCTGCAACATTTGGCCTCATTGCGTTATTTGCTTTACCGCTCACGCAAAAAGGAATCTCACATGATTCTGTTTTATGTTACCGTTTTGCTGGCGCCTCTTTATTTCTGGCCCTATGGATGATTTTCAAAAAGGAATCGTTTGCTATCGCTAAAAAAGAGATGGGCTTATTGGCGCTCCTTGGGGTATTGTATGCATTATCCGCACAGTACCTGTTTTTGAGTTATGATTATTTAGGGGTAGGCACTGCCTCAACCATTTTATTCCTGTATCCGGTATTTGTTGCCGTATTGATGGCTGTGTTTTTTAAGGAAAAGATAAAGATGGCGACTTTAGCTGCTATTTTAATCGCCTTTTTAGGTATTTCCCTTTTATATAAAGGGGATCAGGGGAAGAGTCTTAACCCTTTGGGGATCGGAACCATCCTGCTCTCTGCACTGAGTTATGCGATTTATATTATCGTGGTGAATAAATCCAGGGTACAACACTTTTCAGGCTATAAGCTTACTTTTTATGTCATGGCGTTAAGCTCGGGTTATTTCCTGATAAAGGCACAAACAACCGGGGGACTAATGCTCCTTCCTGATACAGTTGCATGGGTAAATCTGGCTTTGTTGTCTTTGCTGGCTACCGCCTTATCCTGTGTCGCAATGGTGTTTGCCGTACAATACGTAGGTTCTACTGCGACCGCTATACTTGGCGCTTTGGAGCCTGTGGTTGCCGTAGCTGTAGGCGTGCTGGCTTTTAACGAGGCCATTACCGGAAGCCTGATTCTGGGCGTTTTACTGATTCTGATTGCCGTTTCTTTAATTGTACTGTCCGACTATTTTTATAAACGCCTGGCTGCACAAAAGATCCTGACAAAATAA
- a CDS encoding DUF2625 domain-containing protein, whose translation MKSVTKSLLILVITTLSFTVSAQNKMQSLDELINTTDPAWPLIQKWVDSAKNKVEVLGFDSVSAKNALFNAQVSTYSSLGAVIYNSGGIMVDNGWLRILGSGNERLNRSVPEWNKGKSIKEFGDKPDYLLVADDAVGGFFAINYGAFGEDLKAIYYLAPNSLQWESLGLGYTEFIRFCFDSDLSAFYKGLRWSTWNKFIAKLDGSKSYSFQPYLWTKEGMDIEKCSRKLVPTEQLFQFVLTNQRELVQKSPAEPQKN comes from the coding sequence ATGAAAAGTGTAACTAAAAGCCTCTTAATACTGGTAATTACGACCCTCTCCTTCACTGTTTCTGCACAAAATAAAATGCAAAGTCTGGATGAGTTAATTAATACAACAGACCCGGCATGGCCGCTGATTCAAAAGTGGGTAGATTCTGCAAAAAATAAGGTCGAGGTTCTGGGCTTTGATTCCGTCAGTGCTAAGAATGCATTGTTTAACGCTCAGGTTTCTACCTATTCTTCTTTGGGTGCAGTGATTTACAACAGCGGAGGCATTATGGTAGACAATGGCTGGCTGAGGATTTTAGGTTCAGGGAACGAGCGGCTGAACCGTTCTGTTCCGGAATGGAATAAAGGAAAATCAATAAAAGAATTTGGTGATAAACCAGACTACCTATTGGTTGCAGATGATGCCGTTGGCGGCTTTTTTGCGATTAATTACGGTGCTTTTGGAGAAGATTTAAAAGCCATTTATTACCTCGCACCCAATAGCCTGCAATGGGAATCCCTTGGGCTTGGCTATACTGAGTTTATTCGTTTCTGTTTTGACAGTGACCTTTCTGCCTTTTACAAAGGCCTGAGGTGGTCTACCTGGAACAAGTTTATTGCAAAACTTGATGGAAGCAAATCCTATAGCTTTCAGCCCTACCTATGGACAAAAGAAGGCATGGATATCGAGAAATGCAGCCGGAAACTCGTACCTACAGAACAACTCTTTCAGTTTGTGCTGACTAATCAAAGAGAGCTTGTTCAAAAAAGCCCTGCAGAACCACAAAAAAATTAA